A single genomic interval of uncultured Pseudodesulfovibrio sp. harbors:
- a CDS encoding thiamine pyrophosphate-dependent enzyme, translating to MSEMNEKLVFDKPESVIDRATHYCPGCHHGIAHRLVGELLDEMGLAENTLLTASIGCSVFLYNYLNVDAVEAPHGRAPAVATGVKRARPDKFVFTYQGDGDLASIGMAEIMHAANRGEKFSVVFVNNTVYGMTGGQMAPTTMIGQKTTTTPAGRCMTHEGAPIRMTEIIASLGGTAFAARGSLDCVKNIRKAKKYLRKAFEFQQSNTGFGFVELLSACPTNWKMTPLQANERIQNEMIPYFPLGVYKDVSEEGGVC from the coding sequence ATGTCCGAAATGAACGAAAAACTCGTATTCGATAAGCCCGAGTCCGTCATTGACCGCGCCACCCACTACTGTCCGGGCTGCCACCACGGCATCGCCCACAGACTGGTCGGCGAACTCCTTGACGAGATGGGCCTTGCAGAGAACACCCTCCTGACCGCATCCATCGGCTGCTCGGTGTTCCTGTACAACTACCTGAACGTGGATGCCGTTGAAGCCCCCCACGGACGCGCTCCGGCTGTCGCCACCGGCGTCAAACGCGCACGTCCGGACAAGTTCGTGTTCACCTATCAGGGTGACGGCGACCTCGCTTCCATCGGCATGGCTGAAATCATGCACGCCGCCAACCGTGGCGAAAAGTTCAGCGTCGTCTTCGTGAACAACACTGTCTACGGTATGACCGGCGGCCAAATGGCCCCGACCACCATGATCGGCCAGAAAACGACCACCACACCCGCTGGCCGCTGCATGACCCATGAAGGCGCGCCCATCCGCATGACCGAAATCATCGCCTCACTGGGCGGAACGGCCTTTGCCGCACGAGGCTCCCTCGACTGCGTAAAAAACATTCGCAAGGCCAAGAAATACCTGAGAAAGGCATTTGAATTCCAGCAGAGCAACACCGGCTTCGGCTTTGTCGAGCTGCTGTCTGCCTGCCCGACCAACTGGAAGATGACGCCGCTTCAGGCCAACGAACGCATCCAGAATGAGATGATCCCCTACTTCCCGCTGGGCGTTTACAAAGACGTGTCCGAGGAAGGAGGTGTCTGCTAA
- a CDS encoding 3-methyl-2-oxobutanoate dehydrogenase subunit VorB produces the protein MTKKPERIFVKGNEAIARGALAAKCKCFFGYPITPQNDIPEFMSSEMIKAGGDFVQAESEVAAANMLLGAGASGIRAMTSSSSPGMSLKQEAISYMAGSEVPAVIVNVNRGGPGLGDIGPAQGDYYQATRGGGHGDYRHFTLAPGNVQEAYDLTIRAFDIAFEHRTPVLLLADAILGQMKEPITPWEPEKVDEESGRDWAITGRDGGREKRLIKSLFLAEGELAGQNKHLQAKYDAWTDLAEAEQFETEDADLVICAYGSIGRIAKTAVRKFRAEGKKVGLFRPITLYPFPNAELLELAKQGKRFLTIEHNLGQMLDDVRLAIRTVADSDFYAIYPGNLPTPDELEEPILKCLEGK, from the coding sequence ATGACCAAAAAGCCCGAACGCATTTTCGTCAAAGGAAACGAGGCCATCGCACGCGGCGCTCTCGCCGCCAAGTGCAAGTGCTTTTTCGGCTACCCGATCACGCCCCAGAACGACATCCCGGAATTCATGTCCTCGGAGATGATCAAGGCGGGCGGCGATTTCGTGCAGGCCGAATCCGAAGTGGCCGCAGCAAACATGCTGCTTGGCGCCGGCGCTTCCGGCATCCGCGCCATGACATCTTCTTCCTCTCCGGGCATGTCCCTGAAGCAGGAAGCCATTTCCTACATGGCTGGCTCCGAAGTCCCGGCGGTCATCGTCAACGTCAACCGAGGCGGCCCGGGTCTGGGCGACATCGGTCCGGCACAGGGCGACTACTATCAGGCCACCCGCGGCGGCGGACACGGTGACTACCGTCACTTCACCCTCGCCCCCGGCAATGTTCAGGAAGCATACGACCTGACCATCCGCGCCTTTGACATCGCCTTTGAGCACCGCACTCCCGTGCTGCTGCTGGCAGACGCCATCCTCGGCCAGATGAAAGAACCCATCACGCCGTGGGAACCCGAAAAGGTCGATGAAGAATCCGGTCGCGACTGGGCCATCACCGGCCGTGACGGCGGACGCGAAAAGCGCCTCATCAAGTCCCTGTTCCTCGCTGAAGGCGAACTCGCCGGACAGAACAAGCACTTGCAGGCCAAATACGACGCATGGACCGATCTGGCAGAAGCCGAACAGTTTGAGACCGAAGACGCCGATCTCGTCATCTGCGCCTACGGCTCCATCGGCCGCATCGCCAAGACCGCTGTCCGCAAGTTCCGCGCAGAGGGCAAGAAGGTCGGCCTGTTCCGTCCCATCACCCTCTACCCGTTCCCCAATGCCGAACTTCTGGAACTGGCCAAGCAAGGCAAGCGTTTCCTGACCATCGAACACAACCTGGGCCAGATGCTCGACGACGTCCGCCTCGCCATCCGCACGGTGGCCGATTCCGACTTCTACGCCATCTATCCCGGCAACCTGCCCACCCCGGACGAGCTCGAGGAGCCGATCCTCAAATGCCTGGAGGGTAAATAA
- a CDS encoding Hsp20/alpha crystallin family protein — protein sequence MSEVKKIDKGLPRYRPATDIIEREDGFHIYMDLPGVKREALSIDLQEDELIVTGRVELDQRGEEHFVEMQFGDCEYVRSISITDIVDRERIKANLEGGVLELHLPKVEKTQPRRIEITTG from the coding sequence ATGAGTGAAGTGAAAAAGATCGACAAGGGGCTGCCCCGTTACCGTCCGGCCACGGATATTATCGAACGGGAAGACGGATTCCATATCTACATGGATCTCCCCGGCGTGAAGCGCGAGGCGCTTTCCATCGACTTGCAGGAAGACGAACTCATCGTCACCGGCAGGGTGGAACTTGATCAGCGCGGCGAGGAACATTTCGTGGAAATGCAGTTCGGCGACTGCGAATATGTGCGTTCCATATCCATCACGGACATCGTTGACCGAGAGCGGATCAAGGCCAATCTCGAAGGCGGCGTGCTGGAACTGCACCTGCCCAAGGTGGAAAAAACCCAGCCCCGGCGCATTGAAATAACCACAGGCTAA
- a CDS encoding PAS domain S-box protein: MKKHSTPDIVPQTLKQAADLENNPHLFRQILDASGVAMSIRDGDLIPIFANQAFVDFYGYSVEEIRSGTFETVLPETSLTLFNETVIPTVQSGESWEGEYTIQTKRGRQHAVWGRFDPVFDIHGNLTHVVSIMRDASDTMRLRNALTQTERHLNFLAENTSDCLFRLRLTDGRYDYISSAVENIVGYTPQEFYSEPWFIQRLIPEKWEDIFTLWIEELKAGRSRYEYEAPLIHKNGSQRWVNQRISVVTDSDGFPLAAEGIFTDVTERRRTQEELAAARMSLNFMSQSTSDIFFRMKIPEGTYEYISPSVERFSGYSVKDYMETPLFAGQLLHPDWIDYSITIWEEMQAGHIRPEYEFQFIHKSGEVRWARQRVVLHKDEQGNPMAIEGIVTDVTAHKESQEALTRSEARFRTLFEDSPISLWEEDLTRLKAYFDDLKWRGITDFRQFFYDNPDALIQCATLVDVVDVNKATLDLLHAKNREDLLGNLDKVLTDSSIAAFTEEMILLASGGTEYCGEITHRTLDGEIIWVMAHFTVPEEYRETLSRVIVSLLDVTPRKRAEQALMESEERYRVLVENSQEGVVVAKNRRTVFVNQAMADITGYPLGQLEGMRPVEIVHEEDRDELASNMAQYLAGNEISDNTSFRVITRDGTVKWLTLTVKPIMWGGKQAHLEILNDITIHKSLEEELRSAHADMESKVHERTLELSEANIRLQVEVEERRKAQDRILSLTRELFRVQENERQRISRDLHDNVAQNLSSIVLKMETFFDGHEACAPNLKERSQKITEVAKLTVADVRDIAYGLRPPALDQLGLVRAVQNHVEDMARKLGNPIDFLAVGIENVILDFDTEINIYRMIQEATNNIVKHSGASSASVRMVKSHPDLLIRIEDNGCGFDMDRRMKEVTEEKRMGLHSMEERARLVGGTMEVQSLIETGTRVIFKIPIDTGRRRKQP, encoded by the coding sequence GTGAAAAAGCACAGCACCCCGGATATAGTCCCCCAAACACTCAAGCAGGCAGCCGATCTGGAGAACAATCCACACCTCTTCAGGCAGATACTTGATGCGTCCGGCGTAGCCATGTCCATCAGGGACGGCGACCTCATCCCCATCTTTGCCAATCAGGCCTTCGTGGACTTCTATGGATATTCAGTGGAAGAAATACGGTCTGGCACCTTTGAAACCGTACTCCCGGAAACAAGTCTCACCCTCTTCAACGAAACAGTCATCCCAACGGTTCAGTCCGGCGAAAGCTGGGAAGGCGAATATACCATCCAGACCAAAAGAGGGCGGCAACACGCGGTATGGGGCCGTTTCGACCCGGTTTTCGACATACACGGAAACCTGACGCATGTCGTTTCCATCATGCGCGACGCCTCGGACACCATGCGCCTGCGTAATGCCCTGACACAGACCGAACGGCACCTGAACTTTCTGGCCGAAAACACCAGCGACTGCCTGTTCCGGCTCCGCCTGACTGACGGCCGATACGACTACATCAGTTCCGCCGTCGAGAACATCGTCGGGTATACGCCGCAGGAATTCTATTCGGAACCGTGGTTCATTCAACGCCTTATCCCGGAAAAATGGGAAGACATCTTCACTCTCTGGATTGAGGAACTCAAGGCCGGACGTTCCCGTTATGAATACGAAGCCCCGCTCATTCACAAGAACGGCTCCCAGAGATGGGTCAACCAGCGAATCTCCGTCGTCACGGACAGCGACGGTTTCCCCCTTGCCGCAGAAGGCATTTTCACCGACGTCACCGAGCGACGCAGAACACAGGAAGAACTGGCTGCCGCCCGGATGAGCCTGAATTTCATGTCCCAGTCCACCAGTGACATCTTTTTCCGCATGAAAATACCGGAGGGGACGTATGAATACATCAGCCCCTCGGTAGAGCGCTTCTCCGGGTATTCGGTCAAGGATTACATGGAAACGCCGCTGTTCGCGGGTCAACTGCTGCACCCGGACTGGATCGACTACTCCATCACCATATGGGAAGAAATGCAGGCGGGACACATTCGCCCGGAATACGAATTCCAGTTCATCCACAAATCCGGGGAAGTTCGCTGGGCCAGACAGCGCGTGGTCCTGCACAAAGACGAACAGGGTAACCCCATGGCCATTGAAGGCATCGTCACGGACGTTACCGCGCACAAAGAGTCCCAGGAGGCTTTGACGCGAAGCGAAGCCCGTTTCCGCACGCTGTTCGAAGATTCGCCCATATCGTTGTGGGAAGAAGACCTGACCCGGCTCAAGGCGTATTTCGACGACCTCAAGTGGCGGGGCATCACCGATTTCAGGCAGTTCTTCTATGATAACCCTGACGCCCTGATACAATGTGCGACCCTCGTGGACGTGGTGGACGTCAACAAGGCAACGCTTGACCTGCTTCACGCCAAGAACAGGGAAGATCTGCTGGGCAATCTGGACAAGGTCCTTACGGACAGTTCGATTGCCGCATTCACCGAAGAAATGATCCTGCTCGCCTCGGGCGGCACTGAATACTGCGGCGAAATAACCCACCGCACTCTGGACGGCGAGATCATCTGGGTCATGGCCCACTTTACCGTACCGGAGGAATACCGGGAAACCCTTTCACGGGTCATTGTCTCGCTTCTCGACGTCACTCCCCGCAAACGGGCCGAGCAGGCACTCATGGAGTCCGAGGAGCGCTACCGCGTTCTGGTGGAGAACTCGCAGGAAGGCGTGGTCGTGGCCAAAAACAGGCGAACCGTTTTCGTCAATCAGGCCATGGCCGACATCACCGGATATCCGCTTGGGCAGCTTGAAGGCATGCGTCCCGTTGAAATCGTTCACGAGGAAGACCGGGACGAACTTGCAAGCAACATGGCCCAATATCTGGCTGGAAACGAAATCTCCGACAACACCTCGTTTCGGGTGATTACCCGAGACGGGACAGTCAAGTGGCTGACCCTGACGGTCAAGCCCATCATGTGGGGCGGGAAACAGGCCCACCTCGAAATACTGAACGACATCACCATCCACAAGTCACTTGAGGAAGAACTCCGCTCCGCCCATGCGGACATGGAAAGCAAGGTGCACGAACGGACACTCGAACTGTCCGAAGCGAACATCCGCCTTCAGGTAGAGGTAGAGGAAAGACGAAAGGCTCAGGACCGCATCCTCTCCCTGACCCGCGAGCTGTTCCGGGTGCAGGAAAACGAACGGCAACGCATTTCCCGCGACCTGCACGACAACGTGGCCCAGAACCTTTCTTCCATCGTCCTCAAGATGGAAACCTTTTTTGACGGGCACGAGGCATGCGCTCCGAACCTCAAGGAACGAAGCCAGAAAATCACCGAGGTCGCAAAATTGACCGTGGCTGATGTTCGCGACATAGCATACGGTCTCAGGCCTCCCGCCCTCGACCAGCTCGGACTGGTCCGGGCCGTGCAAAACCATGTTGAAGACATGGCGCGAAAACTCGGCAACCCCATTGACTTTCTGGCGGTCGGCATTGAGAATGTCATTCTGGATTTCGATACCGAAATCAATATATACCGCATGATACAGGAAGCGACCAACAACATCGTCAAGCACTCCGGCGCTTCCTCGGCCTCCGTACGTATGGTCAAGAGTCACCCCGACCTGCTCATTCGCATCGAGGACAACGGATGCGGGTTCGACATGGACCGGCGCATGAAGGAAGTGACTGAAGAAAAACGCATGGGCCTGCACAGCATGGAGGAACGGGCACGGCTCGTCGGCGGCACCATGGAAGTACAGTCGCTGATAGAAACCGGAACCCGCGTCATATTCAAAATACCAATTGATACCGGCAGGAGACGGAAACAGCCATGA
- a CDS encoding type II toxin-antitoxin system RelE/ParE family toxin, with translation MQFQLTNKAYADLKSIAKYTQTTWGVAQRKEYLSKLDQSFHLIAENVCIGRNCDHIREGYFSHPVGKHLVFYRIEDETVTVVRILHQSMDVERQL, from the coding sequence ATGCAATTTCAGCTTACCAACAAGGCGTATGCTGACCTCAAAAGTATTGCCAAGTACACTCAAACGACTTGGGGCGTTGCACAGCGCAAGGAGTACTTGTCGAAATTGGATCAATCCTTCCACCTCATTGCTGAGAATGTCTGCATCGGCAGAAATTGCGACCATATCAGGGAAGGATACTTCAGCCATCCGGTGGGCAAACATCTCGTCTTCTATCGTATTGAGGACGAGACAGTGACTGTCGTCAGAATTCTGCATCAAAGCATGGATGTAGAGCGGCAATTGTAA
- a CDS encoding response regulator transcription factor → MNIMIVDDHPLFREGLKAIVSRNEKFEVVAEAGNGKDGIRLAKKHKPDIVIMDISMPGKNGIQVIRELRNKLSDTKFLIISMHSEAEYLLEAFRAGATGYMIKESAASNLEQGLDTVARGELFLDSALSQEVVYRLLQDNAQDSSEAQDPYSTLTAREQEVMRMLAEGLNAKEVAAQLYISPKTVENHRTNLMKKLDLHSSVELVRYAAKLGLIDLETWVI, encoded by the coding sequence ATGAACATAATGATAGTTGACGACCACCCACTGTTCCGCGAAGGCCTCAAGGCCATTGTCAGCCGCAACGAAAAATTCGAAGTCGTGGCCGAAGCAGGCAACGGAAAAGACGGCATCCGTCTCGCAAAAAAGCACAAGCCGGACATCGTCATCATGGACATTTCCATGCCCGGAAAGAACGGCATTCAGGTTATACGCGAACTTCGCAACAAACTGTCAGACACGAAATTCCTCATTATCTCGATGCATTCCGAGGCCGAATATCTTCTGGAAGCATTCCGCGCAGGTGCCACGGGCTACATGATAAAGGAATCCGCGGCCTCCAATCTGGAACAGGGACTCGACACCGTAGCCCGCGGCGAACTCTTTCTGGACAGCGCCCTGTCGCAGGAGGTGGTCTACCGCCTGTTGCAGGATAACGCCCAAGACAGCAGCGAGGCTCAGGACCCATACTCCACCCTGACCGCCCGGGAACAGGAAGTCATGCGTATGCTCGCCGAAGGGCTCAATGCCAAGGAAGTGGCGGCCCAGCTCTACATCAGTCCGAAAACCGTGGAGAATCACCGCACCAACCTGATGAAAAAGCTCGACCTGCACAGCTCCGTGGAACTCGTCCGCTATGCCGCAAAGCTCGGCCTCATCGACCTTGAGACATGGGTGATTTAA
- the tolR gene encoding protein TolR: MAIKTGGGFLNEINVTPFVDVMLVLLIIFMVTAPLMTQGVEVDLPTTKTVKNLPQDSEHLVLSVKKDGTLFLDEFQVGMDELEDHLKRLVAKQKKQLFLRADSEVAYGVVVHVMGEIKAAGIDRLGIVAEQDRPGPGRKEKK, encoded by the coding sequence ATGGCGATCAAGACCGGCGGCGGATTTCTCAATGAAATCAATGTCACTCCCTTTGTGGACGTGATGCTCGTCCTGCTCATCATCTTCATGGTCACGGCCCCGCTCATGACGCAGGGGGTCGAGGTCGACCTGCCGACCACCAAGACCGTGAAGAACCTGCCGCAGGATTCCGAACACCTTGTCCTTTCCGTGAAAAAGGACGGCACACTGTTTCTGGACGAATTTCAGGTCGGCATGGACGAGCTGGAAGATCACCTGAAACGGCTGGTGGCAAAGCAGAAGAAACAGCTTTTCCTCCGGGCGGACTCGGAAGTCGCCTACGGTGTCGTGGTGCACGTCATGGGTGAAATCAAGGCTGCGGGCATCGACCGGCTCGGCATTGTGGCCGAGCAGGACCGTCCCGGACCGGGCAGGAAGGAAAAGAAGTAG
- the queA gene encoding tRNA preQ1(34) S-adenosylmethionine ribosyltransferase-isomerase QueA, which translates to MTIPPDFSLESYNYDLPEDRIAQEPADRRDGSKLLVLDREADSLTPVDFTSLADHLPKNALLVANNSRVIPARIFGMKPTGGKCEFLLLTPLPLLEPEERDGWQTARAEGLLRASKTPKPGTTITFSDDFRLVAQEAGHFGRWQVELQWKGDLTALFQEMGHLPLPPYIRRPDTDADRERYQTTYSDKGKTGSVAAPTAGLHFTPALRQELSDRGFEWAEVTLYVGYGTFSPVRCEDIRQHQMHHEYIEVPRATVEAIQKAKAEGRPVIAVGTTSARTLEGMFRECGEIQEFQGETDIFIYPGYEFNVIDGILTNFHLPESSLIIMISALAGRQTVLSAYEFALNNSFRFFSYGDAMLIR; encoded by the coding sequence ATGACCATACCCCCGGATTTTTCCCTCGAATCATACAATTACGACCTCCCCGAAGACCGCATCGCGCAGGAGCCTGCGGACCGGCGTGACGGATCGAAGCTGCTGGTGCTCGACCGCGAGGCCGACAGCCTGACCCCGGTGGATTTCACTTCACTGGCCGACCACCTGCCGAAAAACGCCCTGCTCGTGGCAAACAACTCCCGCGTCATTCCGGCACGCATCTTCGGCATGAAACCCACGGGCGGGAAATGCGAATTCCTGCTGCTCACCCCGCTGCCGCTCCTTGAACCCGAAGAACGGGACGGATGGCAGACGGCACGGGCCGAAGGCCTGCTGCGGGCTTCCAAGACGCCCAAACCGGGCACGACCATCACCTTTTCCGACGATTTTCGACTGGTGGCGCAGGAGGCCGGACACTTCGGCCGCTGGCAGGTGGAACTACAATGGAAAGGCGACCTGACCGCACTGTTTCAGGAAATGGGGCACCTGCCCCTGCCGCCGTACATCAGGCGGCCCGACACGGACGCGGACAGGGAACGGTACCAGACCACCTATTCCGACAAAGGGAAAACAGGGTCCGTGGCCGCGCCGACCGCAGGACTCCACTTCACGCCCGCGCTGCGGCAGGAACTGTCAGACCGTGGGTTTGAATGGGCCGAGGTGACACTGTATGTCGGGTACGGCACATTCAGTCCGGTACGGTGCGAGGACATCCGGCAGCACCAGATGCACCATGAGTACATCGAGGTTCCCCGCGCCACTGTGGAGGCCATACAAAAGGCCAAAGCCGAGGGACGTCCGGTCATTGCAGTGGGTACGACCAGCGCACGCACGCTTGAGGGAATGTTCCGTGAATGCGGAGAAATTCAAGAATTTCAAGGCGAAACGGATATTTTCATCTATCCGGGTTACGAATTCAACGTCATAGACGGCATCCTGACCAACTTCCATTTGCCAGAATCGTCGCTCATCATTATGATCTCTGCTCTTGCCGGAAGACAGACCGTGCTTTCAGCATATGAATTCGCGCTGAACAACAGCTTTCGCTTCTTCTCTTACGGCGATGCGATGCTGATTAGATAG
- a CDS encoding Hsp20/alpha crystallin family protein, which produces MVIDFNTLYNFPSRFDRVFEDFFKPPMGNDRRLAYPPLNLSNDDDNVYVRAELPGINIEDIELTLTDKTLVLKGERGAPQGKYYRQERPSGVFHRVVNVSVPIDRDKVTATMVDGILTVTLPKSEEIKPRSINIEIA; this is translated from the coding sequence ATGGTAATCGACTTCAATACTCTCTACAATTTCCCGTCCCGGTTTGACCGGGTGTTTGAGGATTTCTTCAAGCCGCCCATGGGCAATGACCGCCGTCTGGCTTACCCTCCGCTCAATTTGAGCAACGACGACGACAATGTGTATGTCCGTGCTGAACTGCCCGGAATCAACATTGAGGACATCGAACTCACCCTGACCGACAAGACGCTCGTGCTCAAGGGAGAGCGCGGCGCACCGCAGGGGAAATATTATCGACAGGAGCGCCCGAGCGGAGTTTTCCACAGGGTTGTCAACGTGTCTGTTCCCATTGATCGGGACAAAGTCACCGCGACCATGGTCGACGGTATTCTGACCGTGACCCTGCCCAAATCCGAGGAAATCAAGCCTCGTTCCATCAACATCGAAATCGCGTAA
- the coaBC gene encoding bifunctional phosphopantothenoylcysteine decarboxylase/phosphopantothenate--cysteine ligase CoaBC: MQTHYRFAGFMGKRVHLGVTGSIAAFKALELLRALQEADCMVSATLTDSCTKFVQGLSFEALGASPVYTSMFDGGPESDTAFGHLEPGQTADAMVIAPASANTMAKLAFGLADDMLSCQALAFAGPKVIAPAMNPRMWEAPATKRNWEMLGELGYIRVQPDCGHVACGDTGSGRLAPVEEIFTATLKALSPQDMAGKKVLVTLGPTREPWDAVRFWSNPSSGTMGACLAMAAYLRGADVTVVAGPTQLSFPSAIEVISVQTASQMYAAAMDVWPEMDMGCCTAAVADYRPVPHGKGKFKKADSAGKGITVEFEPNEDILKTLGANKKDGQKLIGFAAETDNIREAAQGKLERKNLDLIAANDISREGSGFGVSTNQMFVLDKAGRKEMWPQLPKTEVAWRLWEHLLLD; the protein is encoded by the coding sequence ATGCAGACGCACTATCGGTTTGCCGGGTTCATGGGCAAGCGTGTCCATCTCGGCGTCACAGGTTCCATTGCCGCCTTCAAGGCGCTTGAGCTTCTGCGCGCATTGCAGGAGGCGGACTGCATGGTGTCTGCGACCCTGACCGATTCCTGCACGAAATTCGTTCAGGGCCTCAGCTTTGAGGCTCTGGGCGCTTCTCCCGTGTATACGTCCATGTTCGACGGCGGGCCGGAGTCCGATACTGCTTTCGGGCATCTCGAACCGGGCCAGACTGCCGATGCGATGGTCATTGCCCCGGCCTCGGCCAACACCATGGCGAAGCTCGCCTTCGGTCTGGCTGACGACATGCTTTCCTGTCAGGCGCTGGCCTTTGCCGGTCCCAAGGTGATTGCCCCGGCCATGAATCCCCGCATGTGGGAGGCTCCGGCCACCAAGCGCAACTGGGAGATGCTGGGCGAACTCGGTTATATCCGTGTGCAGCCCGATTGCGGGCATGTTGCCTGCGGCGACACCGGCAGCGGCCGTCTCGCTCCCGTGGAAGAAATTTTCACGGCCACACTCAAGGCGCTCAGCCCGCAGGATATGGCCGGGAAAAAGGTGCTCGTCACGCTCGGACCGACCCGCGAGCCATGGGACGCCGTGCGATTCTGGTCCAATCCTTCCAGCGGAACCATGGGCGCATGTCTTGCCATGGCAGCCTACCTGCGCGGCGCGGACGTCACCGTGGTCGCCGGTCCCACACAACTTTCATTTCCTTCCGCCATTGAGGTCATTTCCGTGCAGACCGCCAGCCAGATGTACGCTGCGGCCATGGATGTCTGGCCCGAGATGGACATGGGCTGCTGCACCGCAGCCGTGGCCGATTACCGGCCCGTCCCGCATGGCAAGGGCAAGTTCAAGAAGGCCGATTCCGCAGGAAAGGGCATTACCGTCGAGTTCGAGCCGAATGAGGATATCCTCAAAACACTCGGCGCGAACAAGAAGGACGGGCAGAAGCTCATCGGGTTTGCCGCCGAGACGGACAACATCAGGGAAGCCGCGCAGGGCAAGCTGGAGCGCAAGAATCTTGATCTCATCGCGGCCAATGATATTTCCAGGGAAGGCAGCGGTTTTGGCGTGTCCACCAACCAGATGTTCGTACTGGACAAGGCGGGCCGCAAGGAAATGTGGCCGCAGCTTCCGAAAACCGAAGTGGCATGGCGTTTATGGGAACACCTTCTTCTCGACTGA
- a CDS encoding 4Fe-4S binding protein, producing the protein MSRIEVQEDRCKGCLLCTTVCPVDIIVQSDRFNVSGYKVAEVPEADADKCTGCASCAMICPDIAIKVYRTPKKKGGK; encoded by the coding sequence ATGTCCCGAATTGAAGTCCAGGAAGATCGCTGCAAGGGCTGCCTGCTCTGCACAACGGTCTGTCCGGTCGACATCATCGTCCAGTCGGACCGCTTCAACGTCAGCGGCTACAAGGTCGCCGAGGTTCCCGAAGCGGACGCGGACAAATGTACCGGCTGTGCATCGTGTGCAATGATCTGCCCCGATATCGCTATCAAGGTTTACAGAACCCCCAAGAAGAAAGGGGGCAAATAA
- a CDS encoding 2-oxoacid:acceptor oxidoreductase family protein, with translation MRYMDSIIAGFGGQGVMLIGNLLAYAGMKDGLNVTYIPVYGPEMRGGTANCTVVLSGEDIGSPIIHRPKSLIAMNRPSLDKFQPRVVDGGIQIINSSLIDMELADTERLTCYGVPCNEIADELGNTRMANMVAIGAFVQATQIIPIEAVIDSLENVISPRYHKLIPANTEAIKAGAKHVS, from the coding sequence ATGCGTTACATGGATTCCATCATCGCCGGTTTCGGCGGACAGGGCGTCATGCTCATCGGTAACCTTCTGGCCTACGCAGGCATGAAGGACGGCCTCAACGTCACCTACATCCCGGTCTACGGCCCGGAAATGCGCGGTGGCACCGCCAACTGCACCGTGGTGCTATCCGGCGAAGACATCGGCTCCCCGATCATTCACAGGCCCAAATCGCTCATCGCGATGAACCGGCCTTCTCTCGACAAGTTCCAGCCCCGCGTCGTGGACGGCGGCATCCAGATCATCAACTCCTCGCTCATCGACATGGAACTCGCCGACACCGAACGGCTCACATGCTACGGCGTTCCCTGCAACGAGATCGCGGATGAACTCGGCAACACCCGCATGGCCAACATGGTCGCCATCGGCGCATTTGTGCAGGCCACGCAGATCATCCCCATCGAGGCCGTCATCGACTCCCTCGAAAACGTGATCTCCCCGCGCTACCACAAGCTCATCCCGGCCAACACCGAAGCCATCAAGGCAGGCGCCAAACACGTCAGCTAG
- a CDS encoding type II toxin-antitoxin system ParD family antitoxin → MQKNTSVTLGPHFDNFISNQVKEGRFNSASETIRAGLRLLEEREAKVKALQLALIEGEKSGIADYSLEKLSAELD, encoded by the coding sequence ATGCAAAAAAACACCAGCGTTACGCTCGGACCGCATTTCGACAACTTCATTTCCAACCAAGTCAAGGAAGGGCGTTTCAATTCCGCCAGCGAAACCATACGTGCCGGGTTGCGCCTCCTTGAGGAGCGCGAAGCCAAGGTCAAGGCGCTTCAACTCGCTCTCATCGAAGGCGAGAAAAGTGGCATTGCCGATTACTCTTTGGAAAAATTGTCTGCCGAGTTGGACTAA